Proteins found in one Drosophila innubila isolate TH190305 chromosome X, UK_Dinn_1.0, whole genome shotgun sequence genomic segment:
- the LOC117781397 gene encoding uncharacterized protein LOC117781397 — MTTKQPRKVAPDGGWGWVACFGVSLVNLATRSIEPSFGLLFGDTLKELDVGTTGAAIIISTMDVCMNFSGLFVGPLLKEFSYRKVAIAGSLLCGLGLALTSPATTMAHILSTYSVINGIGVGLSTSAAFVALNHYFKHKRGQAVGLSMAGTAMGMLIMPQLVRILLEGYGFRGAVLLLAGVALNATVGSVLLQPIKWHMKEEFDDEELMCISALPTPQPQLTSMSGGGGSAAPEFKVIKEDGNEEDALPELNTLLFNKHNPHNPHSMRKNYSEMAMNTMNGSRLGLTKRPTFPRIMSLAGVQSADVGSGSGGYPSQAEVNTTQLRCRKASVTSNLSYMDFTGSILQVHLNTGDDEFEQNDRELRRVGTATGSILGGHRDSFIKMKPTELEKQTELADEEAKKNAKKLGFWRRFADLLDIAMLKDKMFLNLLFGLSIFYVAEMNFKMVTPFFFANLGYSKSDVAYCLSITAITDIAARIVLPPLFDRTTIKKRTIFLVSIIFVALTRSIMAEQTEWTQLMVWLSICGFFRGSALSNFTLTVSEYCSLEKLPSAFGWHLVGKALFVICFGPLIGLIRDVTDSYPICIHTQSVCIMICAFAWGIEYLVEFIQSRRRTADAAQLPTATNETAAGTTTGTAAPEDVKL, encoded by the exons CTGGCGACGCGTTCCATAGAACCATCATTTGGTCTGCTTTTTGGAGACACGCTGAAAGAACTCGATGTGGGCACAACTGGGGCTGCTATCATTATCAGCACGATGGATGTGTGCATGAACTTCTCGGGATTGTTTGTGGGTCCGTTACTGAAAGAGTTCTCGTATCGGAAAGTGGCCATAGCCGGATCATTGCTTTGTGGGTTGGGACTGGCACTGACATCGCCGGCAACCACAATGGCCCACATTCTGAGCACCTACAGTGTGATCAATGGCATTGGAGTGGGCTTATCGACATCGGCAGCATTTGTGGCATTGAATCATTACTTCAAGCATAAACGTGGCCAGGCGGTCGGATTATCCATGGCGGGCACTGCGATGGGTATGCTGATAATGCCGCAGCTTGTGCGGATTCTCCTCGAGGGTTATGGCTTTCGGGGTGCTGTGCTTTTGCTGGCTGGCGTTGCGTTGAATGCGACCGTTGGCTCGGTGCTCCTGCAACCCATCAAGTGGCATATGAAGGAGGAGTTTGACGACGAGGAACTGATGTGCATATCGGCTCTACCAACACCGCAGCCTCAGTTGACATCGATGTCAGGCGGTGGTGGTTCAGCTGCTCCCGAGTTTAAGGTCATCAAGGAGGATGGCAACGAGGAGGACGCACTGCCTGAGCTCAACACATTGCTCTTCAACAAGCACAATCCCCACAATCCACATTCGATGCGCAAAAACTACTCCGAGATGGCCATGAATACGATGAATGGTTCCAGGTTGGGTCTCACCAAGCGTCCGACCTTTCCCCGCATCATGTCCCTGGCCGGAGTGCAATCCGCGGACGtgggcagcggcagcggcggttATCCATCCCAGGCGGAGGTGAATACCACGCAGTTGCGTTGTCGCAAGGCATCGGTTACATCGAATCTATCGTATATGGACTTCACCGGCTCCATACTCCAAGTTCATTTGAATACCGGCGACGATGAGTTCGAGCAAAATGATCGTGAATTGCGACGCGTTGGCACCGCAACGGGCAGCATTCTTGGCGGACATCGGGATAGTTTCATCAAAATGAAGCCCACGGAGTTGGAGAAACAAACGGAGCTGGCGGATGAGGAGGCCAAAAAGAATGCCAAAAAGCTCGGCTTTTGGCGTCGCTTTGCCGATCTTCTCGACATTGCCATGCTGAAGGACAAGATGTTCCTTAATCTGCTCTTTGGCCTCTCCATTTTCTATGTCGCCGAGATGAACTTCAAAATGGTGACGCCCTTCTTCTTTGCCAATCTTGGATACTCCAAGTCCGATGTCGCCTATTGTCTATCGATAACAGCGATTACGGATATTGCCGCTAGAATTGTCCTTCCGCCTCTCTTTGATAGAACCACAATTAAAAAACGCACCATCTTTCTCGTCTCCATCATCTTTGTGGCACTCACGCGTTCCA TTATGGCTGAGCAAACGGAATGGACACAACTGATGGTTTGGCTGTCTATCTGCGGTTTCTTTCGCGGCTCCGCCTTGAGCAACTTTACACTCACCGTCTCCGAGTATTGTTCCCTGGAGAAGCTGCCATCGGCCTTTGGCTGGCATCTCGTTGGCAAGGCGCTCTTTGTGATATGCTTTGGACCATTAATTG GTCTCATTCGTGATGTTACCGATAGTTATCCCATTTGCATACACACGCAAAGTGTTTGCATTATGATTTGTGCCTTTGCCTGGGGCATTGAGTATCTCGTGGAGTTTATCCAGTCGCGTCGTCGCACTGCCGATGCAGCACAGTTACCCACAGCAACAAATGAGACAGCtgcaggaacaacaacagggACAGCAGCTCCCGAGGATGTGAAGCTGTAA
- the LOC117781430 gene encoding uncharacterized protein LOC117781430, with protein sequence MTATGAEKPKSYRLVPPDGGFGILVCIGMAFPFISGLSALPSFGLVFGDFLKSIGAETSAIAIITSTFFCAMSFAGLFSGSLFRKFGLRSIGLTGGILYFLGTALQMFAKSTLHLIFSFSLVQGIGFGLCLPTCYTTFNNYFVQNRVMWMGFAQTLIGLGSMVYPIAMQKLMEWYGFRGCLLILTGINAHAVLGMLLMQPVEWHMKKVPLDEEEVQLQSTTHRPTVIVNVQPETPLKPIPEPEFIPMPGSDHITNSLSVSRFSSRRVSHAEEQTLKNLTSLSSSITSLGNWTGPVVVTDASPQMMHSLQASRRQSVASGPPATSNGQISSDVAAVAPARKSLCATIVDFLDLTLLKQPVYVNIVLGITFALYSDITFFTMQPIYLFELGYTKVDAAKIIAIGATADLLSRIFLAITAIFIQVPARYIYLGGALFTVIARFAFDGITDFVGMACITAVLGFLRTWIHVPLPLVLADYLPKERFASGYGLFMFTQGNGMFLIGPIVGYIRDRTKDYILVFHILNVFMALCAVPWIIEVLIVKFRRRSKLERNNVGEQCNVNGTMAH encoded by the exons ATGACGGCAACAGGAGCAGAGAAACCGAAATCCTATCGACTGGTTCCCCCGGATGGCGGCTTTGGCATTCTCGTCTGCATCGGCATGGCATTTCCCTTT ATCAGCGGGTTGTCGGCGCTGCCATCTTTTGGCCTGGTCTTTGGGGACTTCCTGAAGAGCATTGGAGCGGAGACAAGTGCGATTGCCATTATAACGAGCACGTTCTTTTGTGCCATGAGCTTCGCGGGTTTATTTTCCGGTTCTCTCTTTCGAAAATTTGGCTTGCGATCCATTGGCTTGACGGGCGGCATTCTCTATTTTCTGGGCACGGCGTTGCAAATGTTTGCCAAGTCAACGCTGCATCTGATCTTCTCGTTCAGCCTGGTGCAAGGCATTGGATTTGGCTTATGTCTGCCCACCTGCTATACAAcgtttaacaattattttgtgcaGAATCGAGTAATGTGGATGGGATTTGCCCAGACATTGATTGGCCTCGGATCGATGGTTTATCCTATAGCCATGCAGAAATTAATGGAATGGTACGGGTTTCGTGGTTGCCTCTTAATACTCACTGGAATCAACGCCCATGCCGTGCTGGGCATGCTCCTCATGCAGCCCGTGGAGTGGCATATGAAGAAAGTACCTCTGGACGAGGAGGAAGTGCAATTGCAGTCAACAACACATCGACCGACTGTCATTGTGAACGTGCAGCCGGAGACGCCATTAAAGCCAATACCAGAGCCGGAATTTATACCTATGCCAGGTAGTGATCATATCACTAATTCGCTGTCCGTATCGCGGTTCAGCTCGCGACGCGTTTCCCACGCCGAGGAGCAGACACTCAAAAACCTCACCAGTCTCTCCTCGAGCATTACAAGCCTGGGCAATTGGACTGGGCCCGTGGTGGTAACCGATGCCTCGCCACAAATGATGCACAGTCTCCAGGCATCAAGACGACAATCGGTTGCTAGTGGTCCACCCGCCACGTCTAACGGGCAAATTTCCAGTGATGTGGCTGCAGTTGCGCCAGCCAGAAAGAGTCTTTGTGCCACCATTGTTGATTTCCTAGATCTGACGCTACTCAAACAACCCGTCTATGTCAACATTGTGCTCGGCATAACCTTTGCCCTCTACTCGGACATCACTTTCTTCACCATGCAGCCCATTTATCTTTTTGAACTCGGTTACACCAAg GTTGACGCCGCAAAAATAATTGCCATTGGAGCCACAGCCGATTTGTTATCACgaatatttttggcaattaCTGCAATATTTATTCAAGTTCCGGCGCGATATATCTATTTGGGTGGTGCACTATTTACGGTCATTGCCAGATTTG CTTTCGATGGCATCACAGACTTCGTGGGTATGGCTTGCATTACGGCGGTTCTTGGCTTTTTGCGCACTTGGATTCATGTGCCGCTGCCTTTAGTGCTGGCCGATTATTTGCCAAAAGAACG ATTCGCGAGCGGTTATGGCTTGTTTATGTTCACACAGGGTAACGGAATGTTTTTAATAGGTCCCATCGTTGGTTATATTCGTGACCGTACAAAGGATTATATATTGGTATTTCacatattaaatgtatttatggcCCTGTGCGCCGTGCCTTGGATAATTGAAGTTCTGATCGTCAAATTCCGTCGGCGCAGCAAACTTGAACGCAATAATGTCGGTGAGCAGTGCAATGTCAATGGTACAATGGCCCATTGA
- the LOC117781449 gene encoding receptor-binding cancer antigen expressed on SiSo cells, giving the protein MVLQQIKMLLLGIITLCRRALCCFSRRRKLSHAGNDQLQAVMIGGDIATKTNAAANSKERDWNSWDDSPRTVEEHIEQYRQRMAQPPTPPKEEPEPDFFSELTPVIKPQLKYFLEDAAASTSTAAPADFSRLKANDMVPISANADLEDWVDDNAGGWEELDTSQTKQIIREKRREMRHQRQVPLKAPQPSIGAQRISDVQRMA; this is encoded by the exons ATGGTattgcaacaaataaaaatgctgctgctgggcaTCATAACGCTGTGCCGGCGTGCCCTCTGCTGTTTCTCGCGTCGCCGCAAGCTCAGCCACGCCGGCAACGATCAGCTGCAAGCGGTGATGATTGGAGGCGACAttgccacaaaaacaaatgcggCGGCGAACAGCAAAGAGCGCGATTGGAACTCCTGGGATGACAGTCCGCGCACCGTCGAGGAACACATTGAACAATATCGACAGCGAATGGCACAGCCACCAACGCCGCCAAAAGAGGAACCCGAACCAGACTTCTTTAGC GAACTGACGCCTGTTATCAAGCCGCAATTGAAGTATTTTCTGGAAGATGCGgcggcgtcgacgtcgacagcagCACCAGCTGACTTTTCAAGACTGAAGGCCAATGACATGGTTCCCATTAGTGCAAAT GCTGATCTCGAGGACTGGGTAGATGACAATGCCGGCGGCTGGGAGGAGCTGGACACCTCACAGACCAAGCAGATAATACGGGAGAAGCGCCGCGAGATGCGTCATCAGCGACAGGTGCCATTGAAGGCGCCACAGCCGAGCATTGGGGCGCAACGGATAAGCGATGTGCAGAGAATGGCGTAG
- the LOC117781441 gene encoding uncharacterized protein DDB_G0283697 produces MLLLLLMVGAVAGYDRSVNYWEAFAPGKLLQRLDELTLTDGQPVDVVAKTEQQLPPNKQAQAKLDEDADEGDELGEGDVDVEIDAEADEVEHDDADVEEADSAEAHSGEDYERNYEQFVRQYFDRVPDGNDDEDDDNEEHVEQLEDDSSSIETQAEASNVQRQQKPMDQHKRQHCRRVKRQGQLCKICREPSNNEVSETCSYSHEAEPEKYAYGRGSQYKRYRDQSSPREEKEQRRSERHTTVVQPADDNSSSSLCVRRLQGKSICYECKDSGGKRISRCYDAAIKMNKHSKRSSKKPRNSKQSEQEQRIYKRTISYSYAQDSSLDDQDNNKEFNSITTQSTPIQSAHSPPSPSTGRRFTKFLRRRTAIPRIAA; encoded by the coding sequence atgttgctgctgctgttgatggtCGGTGCTGTTGCCGGTTACGATCGGAGTGTCAACTACTGGGAAGCCTTTGCGCCAGGCAAGCTGCTCCAGCGCTTGGATGAGCTCACCTTGACGGATGGACAGCCTGTCGATGTTGTTGCCAAGacggagcagcagctgccccCCAACAAGCAAGCTCAAGCCAAGCTGGATGAGGATGCTGATGAGGGGGATGAGTTGGGAGAGggggatgtggatgtggaaaTAGATGCCGAAGCGGATGAAGTGGAACATGATGACGCAGACGTTGAGGAGGCGGACAGCGCTGAGGCTCACTCTGGCGAGGATTACGAGCGCAACTACGAGCAATTTGTGCGTCAATACTTCGATCGCGTGCCGGACGGGAACGATGACGAAGACGATGATAATGAGGAGCACGTAGAGCAGCTGGAggatgacagcagcagcattgaGACGCAAGCAGAGGCCAGCAACGTGCAGCGACAGCAGAAGCCAATGGATCAACACAAGCGCCAGCATTGCCGTCGTGTCAAACGCCAGGGACAACTCTGCAAGATCTGTCGGGAGCCGAGCAACAATGAGGTATCCGAGACATGCAGCTACTCCCACGAGGCGGAGCCGGAGAAGTATGCCTACGGCAGGGGCAGCCAGTACAAACGCTATCGGGATCAATCGTCGCCAAGGGAGGAGAAGGAGCAACGACGTTCCGAGCGCCATACGACTGTTGTTCAACCCGCtgacgacaacagcagcagcagcctctGTGTCCGTCGTCTGCAGGGGAAGAGCATCTGCTACGAGTGCAAGGACAGCGGCGGCAAGCGGATAAGTCGCTGCTACGATGCGGCAATCAAAATGAACAAACACTCCAAGCGGAGCAGCAAGAAGCCACGGAACAGCAAGCAGTCGGAGCAGGAGCAGCGCATCTATAAGCGCACCATCAGCTATAGCTACGCCCAGGATAGCAGTCTGGACGATCAGGATAATAACAAGGAATTCAATTCGATTACCACACAGTCTACGCCAATCCAGTCTGCCCATTCTCCCCCCTCACCATCAACTGGTCGCAGATTCACCAAGTTTTTGCGCAGGCGCACCGCTATCCCTCGCATTGCAGCCTAG
- the LOC117781407 gene encoding plastin-1 isoform X1, which yields MSDIMNIEQQQTLGEFKQNLEELIPDLDANKDGFIDLIELKDALNQVGFKLAGYQVREMIDEFKSKQRTAHQGKLNLEEFETLCLDLKSKDVASTFKTVVSKKENLETLGGMSSISSEGTTHSVRLEEQLAFSDWINSNLGHDKDLQHLLPIDAEGKRLYQSIKDGILLCKIINHSCPDTIDERAINKKNLTVYREFENLTLALVSSQAIGCNIVNIDAHDLTKGKPHLVLGLLWQIIRIGLFSHITLDSCPGLAGLLFDNERLEDLMKMSPEAILLRWVNHHLERAGISRRCTNFQSDIVDSEIYSHLLKQIAGNEADVNLDALRESDLQQRAEIMLQQAAKLNCRSFLTPQDVVNGVYKLNLAFVANLFNNHPGLDKPEQIEGLESIEETREEKTYRNWMNSMGVAPHVNWLYSDLADGLVIFQLFDVIKPGIVNWSRVHKRFTPLRKFMEKLENCNYAVDLGKQLKFSLVGIAGQDLNDGNATLTLALIWQLMRAYTLSVLSRLANTGNPIIEKEIVQWVNTRLTDAGKQSQLRNFNDPAIADGKIVIDLIDAIKEGSINYELVRTSGTQEDNLANAKYAISMARKIGARVYALPEDITEVKPKMVMTVFACMMALDYVPNMDSVDQNNHNNSNSNNSN from the exons ATGTCTGATATTATGAATATTGAGCAACAGCAGACTCTTGGAGAGTTCAAGCAGAATCTGGAGGAGTTGATACCAGAT CTGGATGCCAATAAAGATGGTTTCATTGATCTGATCGAGCTGAAGGATGCCCTCAACCAGGTGGGATTCAAGCTCGCTGGTTATCAGGTGCGCGAGATGATCGATGAGTTTAAGAGCAAACAGCGTACGGCGCATCAGGGTAAATTGAATTTGGAGGAATTCGAGACGCTTTGCCTCGATCTGAAGTCAAAGGATGTGGCCAGCACATTCAAGACCGTTGTGTCAAAGAAGGAGAATCTGGAGACGTTAGGCGGCATGTCGAGCATATCATCGGAGGGCACTACGCATTCGGTGCGTCTCGAGGAGCAATTGGCGTTCTCAGATTGGATTAACTCGAATTTGGGCCATGACAAGGACCTGCAGCACCTATTGCCCATCGATGCTGAGGGCAAGCGTCTATATCAATCGATTAAGGACGGCATCTTGCTGTGCAAGATCATCAATCACTCCTGCCCCGACACCATCGATGAGCGCGCCATCAACAAGAAGAACCTGACCGTCTATCGGGAATTTGAGAATCTAACACTGGCCCTCGTCTCATCGCAGGCCATTGGCTGCAACATTGTCAACATCGATGCCCACGATCTGACCAAGGGTAAGCCCCATTTGGTGCTCGGCCTTCTCTGGCAGATCATTCGCATTGGCCTGTTCAGTCACATCACCCTGGACAGTTGTCCTGGTCTCGCCGGCCTTCTCTTTGATAATGAACGGCTCGAGGATCTGATGAAAATGTCACCGGAGGCCATATTGTTGCGCTGGGTGAATCATCATCTGGAACGGGCGGGCATCTCGCGTCGTTGCACCAACTTCCAGTCGGACATTGTTGATTCGGAGATCTATTCGCATCTGCTGAAGCAAATTGCCGGCAACGAGGCCGATGTCAATCTGGATGCTCTCCGTGAATCTGATCTTCAGCAACGTGCCGAGATTATGTTGCAACAGGCCGCCAAGCTGAACTGTCGCAGTTTCCTCACCCCACAGGACGTTGTCAACGGCGTCTACAAGCTGAACCTGGCCTTTGTTGCCAATCTGTTTAACAATCATCCCGGTTTGGATAAGCCCGAACAGATCGAGGGTCTCGAGTCCATTGAAGAGACGCGCGAAGAGAAGA CTTATCGCAACTGGATGAACTCAATGGGCGTGGCGCCGCATGTCAATTGGCTGTACTCGGATTTGGCCGATGGTCTGGTCATCTTCCAGCTGTTCGATGTCATCAAGCCGGGCATTGTCAACTGGAGTCGCGTGCACAAACGTTTCACGCCCCTGCGCAAGTTCATGGAGAAGCTGGAGAACTGCAATTATGCTGTCGATCTGGGCAAGCAATTGAAGTTCTCCCTGGTCGGCATTGCTGGACAGGATTTGAATGATGGCAATGCCACTCTCACATTGG CTCTCATCTGGCAACTGATGCGCGCCTACACATTGTCCGTTTTGTCGCGTCTGGCCAACACGGGCAACCCCATCATCGAGAAGGAGATCGTCCAGTGGGTGAACACGCGTCTCACCGATGCCGGCAAGCAATCGCAGCTGCGTAACTTTAACGACCCGGCGATTGCCGATGGCAAGATTGTCATTGATTTGATCGATGCCATCAAGGAGGGTAGCATCAACTATGAGTTGGTTCGCACCAGCGGCACACAGGAG gaTAATCTGGCCAATGCCAAATATGCCATATCGATGGCGCGTAAGATCGGCGCTCGTGTCTATGCGCTGCCCGAGGATATCACCGAAGTCAAGCCCAAGATGGTGATGACTGTCTTTGCCTGCATGATGGCGCTGGATTATGTGCCCAACATGGATAGCGTCGATCAgaacaatcacaacaatagcaacagcaacaacagcaattaa
- the LOC117781407 gene encoding plastin-1 isoform X2 translates to MATLNKFTKTLSIDEKAEIKEKFTELDANKDGFIDLIELKDALNQVGFKLAGYQVREMIDEFKSKQRTAHQGKLNLEEFETLCLDLKSKDVASTFKTVVSKKENLETLGGMSSISSEGTTHSVRLEEQLAFSDWINSNLGHDKDLQHLLPIDAEGKRLYQSIKDGILLCKIINHSCPDTIDERAINKKNLTVYREFENLTLALVSSQAIGCNIVNIDAHDLTKGKPHLVLGLLWQIIRIGLFSHITLDSCPGLAGLLFDNERLEDLMKMSPEAILLRWVNHHLERAGISRRCTNFQSDIVDSEIYSHLLKQIAGNEADVNLDALRESDLQQRAEIMLQQAAKLNCRSFLTPQDVVNGVYKLNLAFVANLFNNHPGLDKPEQIEGLESIEETREEKTYRNWMNSMGVAPHVNWLYSDLADGLVIFQLFDVIKPGIVNWSRVHKRFTPLRKFMEKLENCNYAVDLGKQLKFSLVGIAGQDLNDGNATLTLALIWQLMRAYTLSVLSRLANTGNPIIEKEIVQWVNTRLTDAGKQSQLRNFNDPAIADGKIVIDLIDAIKEGSINYELVRTSGTQEDNLANAKYAISMARKIGARVYALPEDITEVKPKMVMTVFACMMALDYVPNMDSVDQNNHNNSNSNNSN, encoded by the exons CTGGATGCCAATAAAGATGGTTTCATTGATCTGATCGAGCTGAAGGATGCCCTCAACCAGGTGGGATTCAAGCTCGCTGGTTATCAGGTGCGCGAGATGATCGATGAGTTTAAGAGCAAACAGCGTACGGCGCATCAGGGTAAATTGAATTTGGAGGAATTCGAGACGCTTTGCCTCGATCTGAAGTCAAAGGATGTGGCCAGCACATTCAAGACCGTTGTGTCAAAGAAGGAGAATCTGGAGACGTTAGGCGGCATGTCGAGCATATCATCGGAGGGCACTACGCATTCGGTGCGTCTCGAGGAGCAATTGGCGTTCTCAGATTGGATTAACTCGAATTTGGGCCATGACAAGGACCTGCAGCACCTATTGCCCATCGATGCTGAGGGCAAGCGTCTATATCAATCGATTAAGGACGGCATCTTGCTGTGCAAGATCATCAATCACTCCTGCCCCGACACCATCGATGAGCGCGCCATCAACAAGAAGAACCTGACCGTCTATCGGGAATTTGAGAATCTAACACTGGCCCTCGTCTCATCGCAGGCCATTGGCTGCAACATTGTCAACATCGATGCCCACGATCTGACCAAGGGTAAGCCCCATTTGGTGCTCGGCCTTCTCTGGCAGATCATTCGCATTGGCCTGTTCAGTCACATCACCCTGGACAGTTGTCCTGGTCTCGCCGGCCTTCTCTTTGATAATGAACGGCTCGAGGATCTGATGAAAATGTCACCGGAGGCCATATTGTTGCGCTGGGTGAATCATCATCTGGAACGGGCGGGCATCTCGCGTCGTTGCACCAACTTCCAGTCGGACATTGTTGATTCGGAGATCTATTCGCATCTGCTGAAGCAAATTGCCGGCAACGAGGCCGATGTCAATCTGGATGCTCTCCGTGAATCTGATCTTCAGCAACGTGCCGAGATTATGTTGCAACAGGCCGCCAAGCTGAACTGTCGCAGTTTCCTCACCCCACAGGACGTTGTCAACGGCGTCTACAAGCTGAACCTGGCCTTTGTTGCCAATCTGTTTAACAATCATCCCGGTTTGGATAAGCCCGAACAGATCGAGGGTCTCGAGTCCATTGAAGAGACGCGCGAAGAGAAGA CTTATCGCAACTGGATGAACTCAATGGGCGTGGCGCCGCATGTCAATTGGCTGTACTCGGATTTGGCCGATGGTCTGGTCATCTTCCAGCTGTTCGATGTCATCAAGCCGGGCATTGTCAACTGGAGTCGCGTGCACAAACGTTTCACGCCCCTGCGCAAGTTCATGGAGAAGCTGGAGAACTGCAATTATGCTGTCGATCTGGGCAAGCAATTGAAGTTCTCCCTGGTCGGCATTGCTGGACAGGATTTGAATGATGGCAATGCCACTCTCACATTGG CTCTCATCTGGCAACTGATGCGCGCCTACACATTGTCCGTTTTGTCGCGTCTGGCCAACACGGGCAACCCCATCATCGAGAAGGAGATCGTCCAGTGGGTGAACACGCGTCTCACCGATGCCGGCAAGCAATCGCAGCTGCGTAACTTTAACGACCCGGCGATTGCCGATGGCAAGATTGTCATTGATTTGATCGATGCCATCAAGGAGGGTAGCATCAACTATGAGTTGGTTCGCACCAGCGGCACACAGGAG gaTAATCTGGCCAATGCCAAATATGCCATATCGATGGCGCGTAAGATCGGCGCTCGTGTCTATGCGCTGCCCGAGGATATCACCGAAGTCAAGCCCAAGATGGTGATGACTGTCTTTGCCTGCATGATGGCGCTGGATTATGTGCCCAACATGGATAGCGTCGATCAgaacaatcacaacaatagcaacagcaacaacagcaattaa